One Babesia bovis T2Bo chromosome 4 map unlocalized Chr4_1, whole genome shotgun sequence genomic window carries:
- a CDS encoding Endonuclease/Exonuclease/phosphatase family protein, translating to MSALQPVKILSYNVQGLPSLLLPIADLDIRMDHIANFISSLFQKYDVDIMVLQEVFSYSLYNKIKDALRGIAEDTGIISRPVSNSVLMSCLDTLLSTFSFITSGIVIFSRHPIVYKERLLFSNGFNAERYAGKGAVAARISVNGNLLDVIGTHLQSDEGEDAQEIRNKQLIELAEWIGINPLEDERAIAERDSLPYVPMVLAGDLNCSLDSETERFSDVVAALNDKLEDTFGYNQPEPTYSTLTNDFCAFQNNPNVFNHVYDYILKNHESTLLEAQRVIKDKLETAFVLPVCDEDDDDCVDPEMYNVSDHYPIIATIGI from the coding sequence ATGAGCGCCTTGCAGCCTGTTAAAATACTTAGTTACAATGTCCAGGGACTTCCTTCCTTATTGCTACCCATTGCTGACTTGGATATCAGAATGGACCACATCGCAAACTTTATAAGTTCATTGTTCCAGAAGTACGATGTTGACATTATGGTTCTCCAGGAGGTTTTTTCATACAGTCTTTACAACAAGATTAAGGATGCCTTGCGTGGGATTGCTGAAGACACAGGTATAATTTCCAGACCGGTTAGTAACTCTGTTCTTATGTCATGTCTTGACACTTTACTGTCAACGTTCTCCTTTATCACATCTGGCATTGTCATTTTCTCTCGCCACCCTATTGTTTACAAGGAACGTTTGTTGTTCTCCAACGGCTTTAATGCTGAGCGCTATGCAGGTAAAGGCGCTGTTGCCGCCCGTATTTCTGTCAACGGCAATCTGTTGGATGTTATTGGCACCCATTTGCAGTCGGACGAAGGGGAAGATGCTCAAGAAATCAGGAATAAGCAACTGATAGAGTTAGCTGAATGGATTGGCATTAACCCATTGGAGGATGAGCGTGCAATTGCTGAGCGCGATTCTCTCCCCTATGTTCCTATGGTTCTCGCTGGTGATCTTAACTGTTCACTTGATAGTGAGACCGAGCGGTTTTCTGATGTGGTAGCCGCTTTGAACGACAAGCTTGAGGACACTTTTGGATACAATCAGCCTGAGCCAACATATTCTACACTAACTAACGATTTCTGTGCTTTTCAGAACAACCCCAATGTATTTAATCACGTATACGACTACATTTTGAAGAACCATGAAAGCACGTTGTTAGAGGCTCAGAGAGTGATTAAAGACAAGCTAGAAACTGCTTTTGTTCTTCCCGTTTGcgatgaagatgatgatgacTGTGTGGATCCCGAGATGTACAATGTCAGTGACCATTACCCTATCATTGCCACAATTGGCATATAG
- a CDS encoding 3'5'-cyclic nucleotide phosphodiesterase family protein yields the protein MMSFRRTHTDGVMWDNTTTSSHSDMGFKGPLEFENITNPATFDSTVRVAVERLPSAWSSIKRLYRPICSWNRWYREEVGTCGAFVTQAHAQTFKDPSLERLYALNINDLMLRPFMWSNVAMMTLKSLTWLLIALMVNYSDLEDVVSPMVMYLFHTAVVTSVLVLSLPLAPTLGILTAYTEILCYASYTVLVVLWGCWHHLVQHSMHSFVGESSKMSILQAMSWISLFIFGTGYVMIVALFVHSRMRWAIGVYAVHISTHVLGTIINLIIQPSWIVCLNASLEVFLICCIVAFCYWTACHSELETRLQFLSWTTRYVSNNKGSLIWRSTVQFASAAERLYLGVRECKTLLQDVHTDIQTGGVSNPESIAKLSGALERCIGHLHSGDNLYGLSYGGADVGNEQLEVIDAYLCCSKARFSTQNTIVPQSASTSINLETRPSFPLSLGSIEIASMEVPIFDSIDRNVLLTDWNFDVLEYFKKTPAGFMSIGYTLLQKYQEDYGIDRSVVVNFLYRIENQYRNVPYHNKMHGAMVAQKVLCLASYTGLLEHLSILDEALLMVAALSHDVGHPGRNNAFFVRTHHPVAQLYNDTSVLENYHAASALRVLCTPGCNLFPDCDYDYVRSQIIEHILATDTVDQFHMISQFVLSCKRDDFTFEEYNSRILTSKMLMKAADVAAPTMQWANSLEWVSRLLGEFYAQGAEEVDYCIPISALCDRQHHEQSAKSQAAFLRIVVAPLYEAIASLGSPEIDAIMDQLEENAEKWNEMDKAGTIIACIECEEPKATVDISSLIEPLLPQKQPLNNM from the coding sequence ATGATGAGTTTTAGAAGAACGCACACCGATGGTGTAATGTGGGACAATACAACGACTTCATCGCATAGCGACATGGGTTTCAAGGGCCCTTTGGAATTTGAAAATATCACCAACCCTGCTACATTTGACTCTACAGTTCGCGTAGCTGTAGAACGCCTGCCTAGCGCATGGAGCTCAATCAAACGGTTGTATAGACCTATATGCTCATGGAATCGCTGGTACAGGGAAGAAGTTGGTACTTGTGGCGCGTTTGTCACCCAAGCTCATGCGCAAACTTTTAAGGACCCTTCTTTAGAACGACTTTATGCTCTAAATATCAATGATTTGATGCTTAGGCCCTTTATGTGGTCTAACGTCGCAATGATGACATTGAAAAGTTTGACTTGGCTACTGATAGCTCTAATGGTGAATTACAGCGATCTCGAAGATGTAGTGTCACCCATGGTCATGTATCTATTTCACACTGCCGTGGTTACAAGCGTCCTAGTACTGTCACTGCCGTTGGCGCCGACGCTGGGTATTTTGACCGCTTATACAGAGATTTTATGTTATGCCTCATATACTGTATTAGTGGTACTTTGGGGGTGTTGGCACCATCTAGTACAGCACAGCATGCATTCATTCGTTGGTGAGTCATCGAAGATGTCCATTTTGCAGGCAATGTCCTGGATATCGCTTTTCATATTTGGTACCGGCTACGTGATGATAGTCGCACTATTCGTACACTCAAGGATGCGATGGGCTATTGGTGTTTATGCAGTCCACATAAGTACCCATGTGCTAGGCACTATTATCAACTTGATTATTCAACCCAGCTGGATTGTATGCCTCAACGCTTCGTTAGAGGTTTTCCTCATTTGTTGTATAGTAGCATTCTGTTACTGGACAGCATGCCATTCTGAACTGGAAACAAGACTTCAATTCCTTTCGTGGACCACGAGATATGTGTCAAATAATAAAGGTTCTCTGATATGGAGAAGTACCGTGCAGTTTGCCAGCGCTGCAGAAAGGCTGTATTTAGGAGTTCGCGAATGTAAAACGCTTTTACAGGATGTGCATACAGATATACAGACAGGGGGTGTGAGTAACCCGGAATCCATAGCGAAGCTTAGTGGCGCACTAGAACGCTGTATAGGACACTTGCATTCAGGAGATAATCTATACGGCTTGAGTTACGGCGGTGCGGATGTTGGTAACGAACAGCTAGAAGTTATCGACGCGTATCTGTGCTGCTCCAAGGCAAGGTTCAGCACGCAAAATACCATAGTACCCCAAAGTGCAAGTACATCAATCAACCTGGAAACAAGACCTTCATTTCCTTTATCATTGGGGTCAATTGAAATAGCGTCTATGGAAGTACCGATCTTTGATAGCATAGATAGGAACGTTTTGCTAACGGATTGGAATTTTGATGTCCTTGAATATTTCAAAAAAACGCCAGCAGGATTCATGTCCATTGGATACACGCTGTTACAGAAATACCAAGAAGATTATGGAATCGACCGATCTGTAGTGGTGAATTTTTTATACCGCATAGAAAATCAGTATCGCAATGTGCCATACCATAACAAAATGCATGGCGCAATGGTGGCACAAAAGGTATTGTGCCTAGCCTCATACACCGGCCTTCTAGAACATCTGAGTATATTGGATGAAGCGTTGCTTATGGTAGCAGCCCTGTCTCATGACGTTGGACATCCTGGAAGAAATAACGCATTTTTCGTTCGAACGCATCATCCAGTGGCACAACTCTATAATGATACGTCTGTGTTGGAGAATTATCACGCAGCATCAGCACTTAGGGTACTGTGCACGCCAGGATGTAATCTCTTCCCAGACTGTGACTACGATTACGTTAGGTCACAAATCATAGAACATATACTCGCAACAGACACTGTGGACCAGTTCCAcatgatatcgcaatttgTACTGTCATGCAAACGTGATGATTTCACGTTCGAGGAGTACAATTCCCGCATACTCACCAGTAAAATGCTAATGAAGGCCGCCGACGTTGCGGCGCCAACGATGCAATGGGCTAATAGTCTTGAATGGGTATCGAGGTTACTAGGTGAATTTTATGCACAAGGAGCGGAGGAAGTGGACTACTGTATACCAATATCGGCGTTGTGCGATAGGCAGCACCATGAACAGTCAGCAAAGTCGCAAGCAGCATTCTTGCGTATCGTAGTTGCACCCCTATACGAAGCCATTGCGTCATTAGGATCCCCGGAAATAGATGCTATCATGGACCAACTTGAAGAAAACGCGGAAAAGTGGAACGAAATGGACAAAGCAGGTACAATTATAGCATGCATAGAGTGCGAAGAACCCAAAGCCACAGTAGACATCTCATCCCTTATTGAGCCTCTGTTACCACAGAAACAACCCCTAAATAATATGTAA